Below is a window of Andrena cerasifolii isolate SP2316 chromosome 5, iyAndCera1_principal, whole genome shotgun sequence DNA.
agtatttctgtccctttctatcagtatttatatctctttcttttttacagtttctttctctatcttcttccgcttttgccccaaatcgcggcaaccaatcagcgacgatacatgTTGTTCCTATCACTGCTTAGAAGATCACTATTGTGACGCAGGCCGCAGCGCCACGTTCACGTGGTCATTGATTGGTTCGTTTGAATTTCTAACTGTTGATCTAAAAAAGTTTCTTCAACTTTTACACCGATTACGATGCGAATGAGAATATAATATTATGAACAATATTCTGTGCAAATAAATAGCGATACAGAATGCCTCTTTCAGGACTACGTGttacatatgcatatatatatgtaaataataaaaaacgtacgacatatattttgaataaaacgtACGTTTTTGAACAATCTGTACCATATCGCCAACAAACTACTTATCGCTACTTATATCTATAAGTACTTATCTACACTCTACAGTTTCACAATTCGTATCTATTGCTCATGTAACCTGCATGAAGGATATTCAAGAGTCAAAGCAATAAGCTGTGTGGCAGTAGTACTATCTTTGTGGCAGTTATTGCAGTGTGTAAAATAGCAGATcagaaaaaatatatgaaatcgTATTTACGCTTCATTGTATCTTCGTAAAAACAGTAAGTTGTTTCGCCATATTATTATAGGCTAGAGAAAGTACCTACTGTAccctatttaataataatacatcttaataaataaagcaaaaagcttctatatgtttgtgtgtatgtctgtcgcctaaaaactttcaaacgataaactctgggatcacgaaatgagccCCAGCTCAGTATGCCtgattaatccagatgaatttgactattttcacaaaaataactaaacacaaatttttcttataaaatcagaaaaaaaatcgggcgaagccgagtagtaaagctagttaacTATATGTGTATGCAAGTACACGTACACAGAGTGATTTATGCAGCAGTTCTAGATTACCCATGAATAGTTCGTTCCATGAACGAGAGGTTGAAACAGAAATTGAATAGTGTTCAAGCAATATTTAAGACAACATTTTATACAACTACATAGGAATTAAAGTTTATTTGTATGTATATTCTTTATGATTTTAATGATACGTAATGGATCAAACTACTAAAGATAGAAAGTACGTAATGTAACGATTATTGGACTACTTTTTATAATAAAACGTATTGTGTAATATGTAAAAATCATTTAGTCAGGTCCTATATTCTATAACATTTTGTTACTTAATACTTAGAATTCTTGAAGAAAATATTAGATGTCCTGTTTAAACAAAGGAAGTATTTCTTCGTTTGATACAATCCAATTGTTCAAACAATTTTATACGATACACTGTTATTTAAAGCTATGGAGATGAATAAATTGCTCTCTGTGCAGTTTATTGAATTatatgttttattattattaatgtttaataattcaccatgaaacaattatttttttaatattaataattaggaACACATTTTCTTCTACAATGTATTTatcatgaaatatatttaacacTTTGTTATGtatcattttcaaaatttaagttATCAGTATAAATGAATCTGTTGTGGAAAAATAATAAGCTCCAAAAATTACAAAGAAGTTTAAAATAGAAAGGATTATTAACGCTTGAAAATTACATATATAGTTACTCATAAATAAGTATCCACTTACAGCCAAGACCCGATCTAATTCTTTCATGATTTTTGCCGccctaaatatttaattataaattataaataattattttaaaatataatgtttgacagtgagtgaaattttttgtgggtagttgttgaataacaaaagcgtTACCTACTTTATACCGCTTCTtcaaaatctttacttttttattggtttctattgattttaattttctctttctgccaaattgccgctctgggcagttCCCCTGCTGCAAATTTAATTTACGTTAGAATGAATCTCGAGTAATATATCTTTAGTTATTACTGTTTACCAAAGAAACTTTCAAATCAATTTTGGTTGAATGTTGGAACAAAATAAGTACGTATATCACAAAATTACTAGTTCCATCAATGCATAATAGATGAAAACTTATAATAAGATCATAGAGATATCCAAGAagatatttattgtaattaaactcatatagaataaatattgaatttgttcAGATACTTTTTTTGCATGTTCCTTTGATGCTTCTATCAACACCAATACTTTTTTAAGTTAACTATGTATAATTTTCCAAATCACTGCACTGCACCCACCCTACATATTTACTCGATATTCCTACAATATAGAAACTAAAACATTAatcgggaatttttttaatcgagaTTTCTTCTGTgtcatttaattaaatttttaacactTTGTTTCATTACAGATGGCTCTTTGTTGGGGTATAGCAGGCGCTGGAAAGATATCTCATGACTTTGTAACGGCCATACAAGCATTCCCAGAATCCAAACATGTAGTTGTTGCTGTAGCAGCACGCGAATTATCTCGCGCACAAACGTtttctaatttgcacaaaattAAAACAGCGTACGACAGTTATGCAAAATTGGCAGAGGATAAAAATATTGGTATgcttttacatttaaatatatgtatcGCAGTAAATGGGCCTTTATTATAGGTGTTACTGCTCAAAAAATTATCGTACACTAAGTACATCCCAATCATGCGTTCCGACCGACCAAATACGCACGTTGGAGAAACTGTCTCttcctacactgcattccatataagagtgtaccagcgcccctaccgatttgcgaccgatctgcgcagctcccacggatctgacgcacgcgattggtcgtagcaggttccctgccggtttactaccaatcagcagtgtatccctgcgcgaaacgagtatgctttaatgtggaatgcagtgtatttAGGTGTCTTCGCATAAATGCGCACCTTCCTcgctgtctctccctctctctctgatTAGCAGACGCGTAAGAATGGGTACATTCTCCACCATGCATGTGGTCGGCTAGAACGATTCATCAAGACGCAATGTACACCCGAGTAATTTGAACCTTTCGCACCGACTATAGGTTAGCATCACGGTGTATGAATCGATCCTTCCTAAGCGCAATGCACAAACGAAAGGAGTGCGAAATTAGTCTGCTCTCGGTTCTGGGAGGCGGGTCCCAGCTTATGAAGTACCATATTTCGGCGCCATATAGTCCCTTGACTCCCGGAATAGATTTTCCGAGAGACATCCACGttagtcgttgacaaaccgagtgAAAGGACAGCATAGCGAGAATCTGCTGTGTGTGTATGCCAAACTCTCCCTCTAAAGAAGTCACATGTACGCAAGCATCACACCTTTCGGAATTTCAACACATTTTAAAGTAGTTCTTGAGTTGCACGCTGTTTATGAACAGAGGACACTAAGTTCAgttctcaaattatgggtcggtaacacagttttgCTCGAGACTAATAAAACAGTACAAAATATTTGAGatcgaaaggcaaaaaataaacctatttactactactacagtaaaaaatatttatacttattttaaaaaatttcagtttatttaatgtttatggaactacaaaaatataacaaaatcacATTTACTCTGTATAAAgccaattaaaaagaaactaaaataattaaaatccgtgcaaaatataaattatatcttaaattataatataaattaaatctttatttcatttagtattattcttctggaaatatgaactcacatgaagattagttttacaataAACTTTTACTACAATATATTTGTGCCCGAGGCGATtgcaagtcaaaatgttaacgtttttaattaaataatttattaatttttacatattaattcaagtatctaaaaccggttttcgaattttacaaatttatcaaAAACCACGGTTTATAAACCCagttttgaaaaaccaacaaACCCTACAATGACCACGGTGCATCGCTGAAGAAAATGGACTTTAAATTTGTACAGAGAAAACGCAGTAGTGCCATCATCGAGCGGGAAGATATAATTCGTTGGCGCCGAAGTTATACCACGAGAATTCGAGAATTTAGAGCGGGGGGTAGGCCAATTTATAATTTGGGCGTGACATGGGCAAATGCGGGTGTCACACGACAGCGAGTGTGGGTGGACAACACCATAGCTTCGGCATCGAACGTTAGAGAAAAGGGCAAATGCGATTGGCACACCTGCTCGGACTTTAATGGGAAAGCGCCTCGTCGTGCTTCATATTGGATCAGAGGATGGTTTTGTCCCAAATGGCTTGCTGTATTTTGAGTCGAAGACCAAGAGCGCTGATTACCACGATGAGATGAATGCAGAAACATTTTTCGAGTGGTTTCAGCGCATTCTACCATATTTCAAGGAAATTCCGTTATTGTGATGGATAACGTACCATACCACTCTGCGAAACAGGAGCGTTTTTCCGTGCAGGACCGGACGAAACCGCAGATAAAACAGTGGCTTTCTAGCAAGGGGATAATAATGCCAGATACTGCACTGAAGTACGAAATAATGGACGAGATATGCAGAATTAAGCCtaattacaataaatatgtAATCGATGAATTCGCCAAAGAATCTGAGAAAACTGTTCTCCGACTACCGCCTTACCATTGCGACGTGAATCCAATCGAGTTAGCGTGGGCTGCAGTAACAAGCCACGTAAAATCAAATAACAAGACTTTCCACCTAACCGAAGTAAAACAGTGTACTTAGTTTTCCACCCCTACTGAGAGGGTGAAAAATTTTGTCGTCCACGCGAAGAAGGTAGTAGACCTCCGGAGTAAACCACATAATTATATATCTCCTTAAGTTACGATACTAAaaatgtttgaaataattttcaagcgaGTTATGTACCAATGTTATTTTACATGTAAATACTTTGTATCTTGTACATACGTTGTAGTTGacattaatatgaaatatataacAGTGTAAGAACCTAAAGCTTcagaatttaaatatatttaaattctcACCGCTATTGAAACTTTAATTCCTACCGCTAGTAGCGCTGCACTCTAATTTCATACTTAGCCGCTAACGTTGGTAGTGACACGGAAATGGTAATAGGGCTTATGAGTCCCAAAACCGTGGGACAGACAATATGTAGCATTGGGTAACAGGTCTATCGTACATCTCGCCTGTGCCAACAGTGTAAACAACTTTTACTCATTCGTACGTACTGTCGATCACATCTATTTGCTATTCTCTTTCATTCATACACTCCCTCTCGCTCTTCTCTCGCAAATGCATGCCTTACGACGCCAATGATCTTGTCCAATCAATTAAATGAGCAAGTATAGTTGTGAGGTGATGCTAGAATGTTTATAGTATGTTTattgtatgaaaaaaatatttatgaaaatatgTATAGGAAAACATTAGAAAgagttaattcttttaattttaatattatagttTTACATCATTACTGGACTTCGAAttttgttatattattttatacttattCTGTTTTTGTAGATGTTGTATATATCGGAACTTTAAATCCACAACACTTTGAAATAGCAAAATTAATGTTGGATCATGGGAAACATGTTTTATGCGAGAAACCTTTAACTATGAATCTAAAACAAACAACCGAGTTAATTAATTTGGCGAAgagcaaaaaattgtttttaatggaAGGTATTTGGAGTCGATGTTTTCCCGCATATGAAATCGTTAAAAAGGCGATTGACTCTGGAAGCATTGGGGAAATTCACCAAGTTATTGTGTCCTTTGGATTTAACTTGACGGGTGTTGAAAGACTTAAGTATGTAAATAATATTTCCCTTGCGTTTATTCTCTTATTTATCTGACTTATTtatgtatacacatatatacagGATGGCTCTTTTAAATAGATCGTATAATTATCTCCCTATATGTGAGAATACAAAACAATGTTTTCTAGATAATTACACTGCatgaaaaaatttctttaatttaatttcttcgaGTCTTCAAGATCatgcatgtttttttttaaatgaaattcaaaataagaatgtatttataattttgaatgttaaaaaatgagtttgcaatatgaaaaaatattcagagGGGCCACAtcttctagattaaaataaaaaaaagaacgaacTCAATACGATAAATAATTTCCGAGATATAAAATTATAAGTACAGCGTGGATTCACaaaagaaaagcaaaaattAGAAGAGTCAAagctctttattttttaaacaaattcgaaaccaccaaaatgatgacttaaaacTTAAACTGTCCCTAATTTCATACGAACTATGTCATATCTTATTTTGAACAAAATCCTTGATGTCGACGTCAAAAAGTGATCCACGTACCGACTTGCGTACTGACGTCTGAGTTTATTTTGTACGTGCTGATAGCGCAGTTTTAAATGATAGaagaatattttttgtatttcttttgtTCCAACTGGTCTCATTATTTTGGAATTCTTGTGTATAAGAGAATGTATGGTAATGCCAACCGGctgttttacatatttttaatacaacacAGTCAAAGCTACTACACAGAAAATACTTTGTTTCTTTAGCACAAAAAGTTTAGGAGGTGGCACGGTATTAGATTTGGGTGTGTATGCAATACAGTTCGCTTGTTTGGTGTTTAACAATGAAGTACCTCATACTGTGCGAGCTTCTGGTTGTTTAAATGAGGAGGGTGTCGACGAATCTGTGTCTGTAAGTCTTTCTTACAAAGGAAATCGGACTGCCACCATCATCACTCAAGCTTTAGTTGAGTTACCCAATATCGCTTATGTTATTGGAACGAAAGGAATAATAAAAGTACCGAAGTTCTGGTGCCCAACGACTGTAGAACTACCAGGTGATACAATAAATGTGCCACTTCCAGAAGGGGATGGCAAATTCAATTTCATTAACAGCAGTGGATTCATATACGAAGCCGATGAAGTTCGCAACTGCATTTTGAAAGGTATTGTGTATATATTaagctatttaaattttaaaattttactgtgTGAATTCAgcactgaaaaataatttaatatgttcGTACTTTTTTCTATTACACCTCGTGTCATTCCAGAAACAATTTTCACACCCGTGTTCATCCCTTGTAAGAGCGATAATCCCGATACACTGTTTTAGTTATCCAttgatgaaaattaaaatattatatttttatatttttcaatgcaTCTTCGTAcgagtattaaataaatagacGAGGTTTCCCTCGTGAAATTGAGTTCAAACACGCCCCCGCCCGAACTATTTGTAATTCTATAAACTTTGGATCATTTTTTAACTCAATAGATTAACCATACATTTTGTACAATTACGAATGGCCCGAAAAAGCTCACACTTTGAGCTCGAATTCCCCGAAAAAATCTTGCCACTTTATTTCGTTAATTTTTCTTGCTAttgtatgttttaggtataactgaaAGCCCCAAGGTGTCGCATGAAACATCTTTATTGGTGGCGCAATTAGAagacgaaattcgaaaacaagTCGGCGTTGTGTATCCTGAAGATTGAAATGTGATATATAAATTAGATCAAGTTGCAAAAAGATACTTGACACGTGTGAGTCATCAATATACTATGTAACTTCTTACATTAAAAGTAAATACTTGATTGACAATGAAGGAACAGTCTACATTGACCTACTTTACTTTAACTCTTTTCCTACTAAGGCTATAACTACAACAGCCACCCATCGCCGAGCGCTCTCTGTTTACTAATTGTAAGGCCCAGTCACCCGCCGCTATTCTATCACAACagctaataaaataatacaaaaaaatagtgCTAATGATAACGTTTTTTAAACATTACATTTGTTAAACTGTTAATAATTTGTCCAAGGAAAGCTGAAAGATGTTTTATAACtctgaaaaatatattaaatccaTTCCGTAAACAATGCGATTTTCCAAGGCGATAACAATGCAGAAAGTATTAATTCAATTATTACAATGtctattattaaaattcatttgaGTATTCTTTAAATTCCAATTTCTAAATTACGAATCTATACTAAATTATGCATTGCATGGGAAATCGAAAATATCTGAGTTCTTgacaaattttttggaaaagatATTTCTAATGTACATACAGGAGCACATCAAAGACTGTCTGACCACTCCGTTTACTTCTGATAAAGCGTTGATGACTCTTACGATTTCGATACGCGATTGCCGAGTTCAATCCCCTCTGTTCCCCTATCAACACTTCTTTAGTCAATAATTCATCATGTGCCCGTCATTCGTGAGCAAAGGATACTAATGTCCTGGGCCATGCTTTGCATACACCCAAAACGCGAGTCCGACCAATTCTCCCACAAATTTAATGCCCAATTTTATTCAGAGCAGTTCTGTAGCTTTGTGGGCACTAGCAACAAATTGCGATATTTAATGCGAAAGTTTATGTCAGCGAGTAACACCAGCAAGCTCAGTTTGTTTACGACAATTGGTCCCGGCCAGTGAATTCTCTCATAGTGTAAACATCTGATAATATTCTTCCAGAGAGAAACGTTTTATTTCGCTTCCGAATCCACGGGCACGCCAGCAGTTCCCTCACAGCACTTTTCTCATTTTCAGAAAATCTTCAGTTCTCAAGGAAGCAAGTAGCAGGAATAAACTCATAAAGCTAACAGACGTAACATCAGTCAATGCCTTTCAAGTCCACGCCAGCTTTTTCTTAAAAGAGAAAACTTTCACTTCCTATAGGTACTCTGTCCGCATTGTTTCCAGATCTACCAGTTTTATGACTCTGCATTTTGTATGTGTCAGATGCTCTGAGGCACTGACAAAAGTGG
It encodes the following:
- the LOC143369120 gene encoding trans-1,2-dihydrobenzene-1,2-diol dehydrogenase is translated as MALCWGIAGAGKISHDFVTAIQAFPESKHVVVAVAARELSRAQTFSNLHKIKTAYDSYAKLAEDKNIDVVYIGTLNPQHFEIAKLMLDHGKHVLCEKPLTMNLKQTTELINLAKSKKLFLMEGIWSRCFPAYEIVKKAIDSGSIGEIHQVIVSFGFNLTGVERLNTKSLGGGTVLDLGVYAIQFACLVFNNEVPHTVRASGCLNEEGVDESVSVSLSYKGNRTATIITQALVELPNIAYVIGTKGIIKVPKFWCPTTVELPGDTINVPLPEGDGKFNFINSSGFIYEADEVRNCILKGITESPKVSHETSLLVAQLEDEIRKQVGVVYPED